One Mycolicibacterium parafortuitum DNA segment encodes these proteins:
- the ettA gene encoding energy-dependent translational throttle protein EttA, translating into MAEFIYTMRKVRKAHGDKVILDDVTLNFLPGAKIGVVGPNGAGKSSVLRIMAGLDQPNNGDAFLAPGATVGILMQEPELDETKTVRENVEEGVAIKAKLNRYNEVAELMATDYTDELMDEMGKLQEELDAADAWDIDSQLEQAMDALRCPPPDEPVTHLSGGEKRRVALCKLLLSKPDLLLLDEPTNHLDAESVLWLEQHLAEYKGAILAVTHDRYFLDNVAEWILELDRGRAYPYEGNYSTYLEKKAERIAVQGRKDAKLQKRLKDELDWVRSGAKARQAKSKARLQRYEEMAAEAEKTRKLDFEEIQIPTGPRLGNVVVEVEHLDKGFDGRLLIKDLSFTLPRNGIVGVIGPNGVGKTTLFKTIVGLEPPDSGTVKIGETVKLSYVDQSRAGIDPTKTVWEVVSDGLDYIEVGQNEMPSRAYVSAFGFKGPDQQKPAGVLSGGERNRLNLALTLKEGGNLILLDEPTNDLDVETLSSLENALQNFPGCAVVISHDRWFLDRTCTHILAWEGDDSNPAKWFWFEGNFGGYEENKVERLGADAARPHRVTHRKLTRD; encoded by the coding sequence ATGGCCGAATTCATCTACACGATGCGGAAGGTCCGCAAGGCGCACGGCGACAAGGTCATCCTTGACGACGTCACGCTGAACTTCCTTCCGGGCGCGAAGATCGGCGTCGTCGGTCCGAACGGGGCTGGTAAGTCGAGCGTCTTGCGGATCATGGCCGGGTTGGATCAGCCCAACAACGGCGACGCGTTCCTGGCCCCCGGAGCCACGGTCGGAATCCTGATGCAGGAGCCCGAGCTCGACGAGACCAAGACGGTCCGCGAGAACGTCGAAGAGGGTGTGGCCATCAAGGCCAAGCTCAATCGGTACAACGAGGTCGCCGAACTGATGGCGACCGACTACACCGACGAGCTGATGGACGAGATGGGCAAGCTCCAGGAGGAGCTCGACGCCGCAGACGCCTGGGACATCGACAGCCAGCTCGAGCAGGCGATGGACGCGTTGCGCTGCCCGCCGCCCGACGAACCCGTCACCCATCTGTCCGGTGGTGAAAAGCGCCGCGTCGCGCTGTGCAAGCTGCTGCTGTCGAAGCCGGACCTGCTGCTGCTCGACGAGCCCACCAACCACCTCGACGCCGAGAGCGTGCTCTGGCTCGAGCAGCACCTCGCCGAGTACAAGGGCGCGATCCTGGCGGTCACCCACGATCGCTACTTCCTCGACAACGTCGCGGAGTGGATCCTCGAGCTCGACCGCGGGCGCGCCTACCCGTACGAGGGCAACTACTCGACGTACCTGGAGAAGAAGGCGGAACGCATCGCCGTCCAGGGACGTAAGGACGCCAAGCTGCAGAAGCGGCTCAAGGACGAACTGGACTGGGTCCGTTCGGGTGCCAAGGCCCGCCAGGCCAAGAGCAAGGCCCGTCTGCAGCGCTACGAGGAGATGGCCGCCGAAGCCGAGAAGACCCGCAAGCTCGACTTCGAGGAGATCCAGATCCCGACCGGGCCCCGGCTGGGCAACGTCGTGGTCGAGGTCGAGCATCTCGACAAGGGCTTCGACGGCAGGCTGCTGATCAAGGATCTGTCGTTCACCCTGCCGCGCAACGGCATCGTCGGGGTGATCGGCCCCAACGGCGTCGGCAAGACGACCCTGTTCAAGACCATCGTCGGGCTCGAGCCGCCGGACAGCGGCACGGTCAAGATCGGCGAGACGGTCAAGCTGAGCTACGTCGACCAGTCCCGCGCGGGTATCGACCCGACCAAGACGGTGTGGGAGGTCGTCTCCGACGGACTTGACTACATCGAGGTCGGTCAAAACGAGATGCCGTCGCGGGCCTACGTGTCGGCGTTCGGTTTCAAGGGCCCCGATCAGCAGAAGCCGGCCGGGGTGCTCTCCGGCGGTGAACGCAACCGCCTCAACCTGGCGCTGACCCTCAAAGAGGGCGGCAACCTGATCCTGCTCGACGAGCCGACCAACGACCTCGACGTGGAGACGCTGAGCTCGCTGGAGAACGCGTTGCAGAACTTCCCCGGCTGCGCGGTGGTGATCAGTCACGACCGGTGGTTCCTGGACCGCACCTGCACGCACATCCTGGCATGGGAGGGCGACGACAGTAATCCGGCGAAATGGTTCTGGTTCGAGGGCAACTTCGGCGGCTATGAGGAGAACAAGGTCGAGCGACTCGGCGCCGATGCCGCGCGTCCGCACAGGGTCACCCACCGGAAGCTGACTCGGGACTAG